The sequence ACCCATACCCGCCATCCTCAATAAAGCACCTTCCGTACCTACAGAAAGTAATGGGTTTGACATTCGTATAGACTCAACCAACGTAGACAGATCACTGGTGATCACTTTTGTTCCTGCCAAATCAACCACGTTCACCCTCATTAATTTACCCAAGTGCTTAGTATGACCGTGAGGATCAATTATCAGTACCCTAACGGTACCTCCCAATTCCCTCTTTACCTGGTATGCCATGCTCATTGCCAGGGTTGTCTTACCAGTACCTGTTGGACCCACTATTAACATGTGGGGACTTAGTTTACCAAACACCCAATAAACATCATTATTGTTAGTATCCCTACCTATCATAGCCAGTCCATGCTCTTCATTAACCAACGGAAATACAAACGGCGTAAGGAAAACCAGGTCCAGTTCCATTGACCAGGCATAATCCCGCCTCACCCCAAGTACCCTGGAAAAAGGCGGTGCTTGTATTCTTCTCCACTTGAATGATGAGTTGAACCTGGCCGTACTAACCAGGTAAATGGAGTAAATACCTTCTCCTTGCTGAACCCTCCTTATCGCATTTTCAACACCCTTGTAACTGAGGAAGTACTTAACATGCCTAAAGGCAAGGAAGTTACTATACGCCCTACTGGCAATGCCCTTAATTCGCTCCTGCATTTCCTCACCGGGTAGTATAACCAGCATTACATCTGCACGGGCATTGCTAATTAGACCAAAGGCGTTAGCCCTCAACGCAGTCATATCCAATGCCCTGGTCACCCTCGTGTCACTGATAGCCTCGTTATTAAAACCAAACTTGACCACATACCCCCTCTTCGGAAGATCCATTATAGAGTAAAAACCATAGAATATTAGAAAAACCAGCAACGCATACGCGGATGCAATGATTAGGATAGGCATTGGTATTAAAAGCAGTGGAAACCTAGCCATTGACCTATGCCTCACGTTAAGTCTCATAGCCCTAGCCAACTCAAAACCGCTTATTCTCCTGACCTCAACACCTAACCTGGTGAGTTCAGTTATGAAACCACGGTAAGATCCCTCCTCGATCCCAATAACGTAGCTTCCACCTGATGCCATTACCATGATTGCGCGGTATTTAGCTGATAATTTAATGAATGCCCGCGCTTTCGCCAACGCATCATCAAACGAAGAATCAAGCGTATATGGAACACTGAGCACCCGCAACCCAATTATTCTCCTACCATCAATAGTAACTCTAGCCAGGTCTATCTTAGCGAACCTCACTGGGTCGCCATTATTAATGAACAATCTAACCTGCTCCCTAAGGCTAATCAAATCCTTGATTAGTATCAACGGCACTAATACATTCACCGCAATTAGGTACACCCTATGATCAAGCACGTAGGCAAGCAACGCCAAAACAATTGATATTAACAACCTAGTCCTCACCAATCACCACCCTCGAAAGTAATCTGTAATACTCGGGATCCTTCCTAGCCGCCAATTGAATAATGGACCTAACATCATAACCCAACCTCCCACCAAGTTCAATAACCTGGGGAACCAATATGGGGTTTAGTGAACGCCCAAACCTCCTAATCATGTTGCTGACGTAATCCTGATCATCAACCTTCTCAAGCAGCCTCCTATAAATCACGTCCGAACTAACCAAGTAATTAGCCCCTGGATTATCCATTATGTACACCTTAACAGTGATGTCATTACCATGGTAGTAGAACTCAAGGGGCTTCAACCTAATTATTTCCTCCTTATCAATACCAAGTAAATCCGCGGCCTCAACCGCCGACTTA is a genomic window of Vulcanisaeta souniana JCM 11219 containing:
- a CDS encoding ATP-binding protein; translated protein: MRTRLLISIVLALLAYVLDHRVYLIAVNVLVPLILIKDLISLREQVRLFINNGDPVRFAKIDLARVTIDGRRIIGLRVLSVPYTLDSSFDDALAKARAFIKLSAKYRAIMVMASGGSYVIGIEEGSYRGFITELTRLGVEVRRISGFELARAMRLNVRHRSMARFPLLLIPMPILIIASAYALLVFLIFYGFYSIMDLPKRGYVVKFGFNNEAISDTRVTRALDMTALRANAFGLISNARADVMLVILPGEEMQERIKGIASRAYSNFLAFRHVKYFLSYKGVENAIRRVQQGEGIYSIYLVSTARFNSSFKWRRIQAPPFSRVLGVRRDYAWSMELDLVFLTPFVFPLVNEEHGLAMIGRDTNNNDVYWVFGKLSPHMLIVGPTGTGKTTLAMSMAYQVKRELGGTVRVLIIDPHGHTKHLGKLMRVNVVDLAGTKVITSDLSTLVESIRMSNPLLSVGTEGALLRMAGMGNGEVLGIDDLVGRIRKLANDLILKEAYYNLYNSLALLLNYYDHGEVKPLDVNQLLNDDVIFMMGSIINDELLRYLTMLILLSVMRRAVMECRNPPCPLKYLVIIDEAHNVLGLPSEYKLLGVSNPVEKMLRELRKFGVALWVLMQPPVDVLDPSVLENMGTLVMLSGNSQYVSHLLPVISGISNDDALWLLSGRYKALVMRQGEPKPTRLVQLFVPRELIMEKNNYDFESTDNR